A segment of the Sulfurovum indicum genome:
CCTGCCATAAAACAGCCGTCAGATGACTCGTTCTCACATGCAATTTCAAAACACTTTGCTGCATTGGCATAATCTTTCACCTTTTTAAAATGCAAACCCGATTGCAATACAACTGGCAATGAACTATCATCATTGCACTCCTCTGCACTTATATTTAGACTTAACACAAGCATACTGACTATCAACCTAAAAAGTATTTTTTTCATTTTCTCTCCTTTTTATGTAACACGACTTTATCATTTTTTCCCTGTTATTTTTCACAGCACACCTCTTCAAATATCTTCTGCGCCACTTGCTCTGCATACTCCCAGCTTGAAAAAAGCAGCGAATCTTTGATGAAATAGTCTACACCACCGTATTTGTACACGCTCAACAGTTCTTCTGCACTCGCAACATTTTTGGCCAGTCCGTATAACTGCTCATCTAGTTTGGCACACATATACGCCACTGCCTCCTCTGTACTATGAAACTCCGCTATTTTACAGGGATGGCTCTCCCCTTTCATAAAATCGTAGTTGTCTTCAGCCCATACTTCTATTATCTGACTCATTACCGCCTCTTCTCTACTCTTTTTTCACTCACCACTTCCCCCGTCTCTACACAGTAGGCACTGAGCATCCCGTACCCATGCTCACTCATGTAGCATCCCGTATCGATATTGACATAGTGTGGCTGCACATCGGCACCATATGGAGTAACGGTGTGTCCGAAGATGTTGAAAATGGGTGCGTTCTCATCAGGCTCTCGCCTGTTCCAAAGTGCCATCTCGGCAAAGGTCTTGTACATTGCATCGCTGTAGCGCATCCCCCAAACGGTGGCGATAGGTGCATGTGAGACGACAACGGGTTTACCTGAAGAGTGGTCTATATCGAGTTGTATATACAGTGGCAGCGAACGCATCCAGCAAATATCCTCTTTGAATATCTCCAGCCTCTCTTTGGCATCCAAAGCAACTACGGGCTTACCCTCTTGCAAGGTAATAAGCCCGTACGACTTGAGTGTGGCAATACCACCGTTGCTATACCAACTGTTATACGTTTTTATAGGTTCATTTTGTTCAATAAATAGGGCAAAACTGCTGCCGTATCCCGTCATCATCTCCTCATGGTTGCCCATCACACACCCATGTCCACCCTCTCGCACAAACTTCACCACCTCTGCACTTCTGCTGCCGCGATCGATAAGGTCGCCTACAAATATGAGCTTGGCATCGCTGGGAAGTTTTTCGACAAGTCTCATGAGGGTGTTGTATTCACCGTGAACATCACCGATGATGTAATACATTATTTTATTACCTCTCTTTTTTATACATTTCAAAAAGTTTATCTACAACCTGTCAATCCTCAAAAAGCTCTTCAGGAGGTATAGATCCATTGCTAAAACAAGCTGTTTCCTCTTGCCAGTGATTGATTTTTCTTAAATCATCCCAGTATGGACTTTGATACAATCTCTCTACAAATCTCAGAAACCGGTATCCCATTTTCTGCCTGTTTTAAAATTGATAGTATCTGTGTATCACCAAATCGTGACTTCTTCATAGAAAATCTTCTTATAATATTTTACTGGAATTTTCCACTTTTAGAAAGATTGGATTTTTAACTCGTACCATATCTCCTGATATGGTACGAGTAGCGATATTGGGCTTATTGGTTTATTGAATTTGAGGTATGCATTCCATATCGGGAGATATGGAACGAGAAAGCTTCCAGCCATACGTGCTCTGCCTCATCAACTTCTACACACATTTTACACACTATAGGTATAGAATGGAAATAAGTCAAATACTCTTAATATGGATCATAAACCTACTGACCAAGGGAAAAACAATGAAAACAAATAAAAAGACGGTATTTCTTCTATTGGCTTTTTCTCCCGCCATAGTGTTTGGGCACGGAGATGAAACTCATGAAGAAAAAGTAAAAACAACTAAAAGTGTAGTTCAAAAATCAGTCAACACTACCCAGAGCGCTCTATATGAAGAGATCAATAAATCATATCTGAAAAATATCAAACCGATCTTTGAAAAAAAATGCTTTGATTGTCATGCAGATCCGGAAAATACACCATGGTACTATACACTACCCGGTATCAAACAGATGATGAACTATGATATGCGTGAAGCCAAAGAGCATATGGATATGCGTAAAGATTTTCCTTTTATCTCTCACGAATCACCCCTGAATGATCTTAAAAGTATTCAAAAAATAGGTATGGAAGGCGGTATGCCGCCACTTCGTTATATTTTAGGACACTGGGATTCCAGATTAACCGATGCAGAAAAGAAGGAGATCATTTCCTGGAGTACCAGATCGATCAAATTATTAAAAAGCGAAAAGAAGCATAAATGATCTTTCTCACTAACTGACCTCCTGTTTTAAATCCAAACAGAGAGGTACTCAAAAAAAGATCGACATACTTGTAAATAAAACTTTTTGATACGCTATCACCGGACTACCCCATTAACCATTCTGTCCATGACTTCAATCTATGCAGCCTGTGTGGTGATGTCAGTATGAAAAGTACAGCAATGACAAACAGCCCCAAAAAGGTTGTCCATACCCATTTCCAGCCCAGTTTTTTCCGCAGTATCCATACAACACCCGCTATCATAAACAGAAAGAACCCATACGCCTCTGCACGATTCATAAGCGGATAGACATAGGATCCAAACCCCCATGAGAATAACAACAAGCCAAAAACAATCACACTGTTTGTATATTTTTGCATTTTACGTACCTTTTTCCATATTTTCATACTGAAAGTCATCCATGACTCTTCTTTTTCCAAAGCTCTCTGGAGCTGTTACAACTCCTGTGGCTTCAAGCTGCTGCAGAATTATTCCGGCACGTTCATACCCTATATGGAGTTTTCGCTGCAAATGCACTATCGTGCTCTTTCTATCCGTCAATACAATCTGCTTTGCCTGTTCATACAGCTTATCTAAAACAATAGTTCCACTTTGGGACATTCACCCCTCCTTAATTACAATCTACACTTTCTGTAAACTCTTTGAGCATAGCAAGGTATTTTATTCTGTTCACAGCTAACATATCATGATGATCGCCATTAATGAACAATTTACGCTCTTTAGGCTCATTTACCCTGCTATAAACAGCATCTGTTTTCATTTGATTCTCATTCAAGATCCTTTCTTGTGTTTTTATGTAAAATATTAAGATAGACTATTTAGATATTTTAGATGTCATAAAGTTGTTTGGAAAGTTGCATAATGGAGCTTTTGACAAGATCAGTGACTTTTGTAAAGAGCCAAAGTTTTAGAAAAATAGACAAGAACAATGAAAGCCGATTACCTGATAATTCCCGATATTCACGGACAAGTTAAGCAGTTTGATGCTGTAGTGCAATTGATCAAAGAATCCATACAAAAAGACAGAAATATACATATTCTGTTTCTGGGAGACTACATAGATCGTGGAGAGGGTGGTAATTTCAAACACTATAGTAAACGCTTTAAAAAAGAGGTCGAAATATATTATGAAGATATTGGTTCGAGGTTGGTTATTGAGAGACTCTTCGATCTTAAAGATTATTTTGATGAGCACAATATCACTCATACATTTTTGCGCGGGAACCATGAGCAGGAATTTATTAGAAATATCCAAATTGCAGAAAGCGGCAACAATCTTATAGCGATCCTTGAATCGAAGATGAATGACCTCAACAGAAAAACCTATCAAGAGATGATCTATACGCTAAAAGGCTTTACCCAAGAATTTGATCTTATGAAAAAAACAAAAACTTTTTTTGAATCTATGCCACTTTATATGTATGATAGAGAGAATGAACTCTTTTTTGTACATGCAGGCGTAGAACCGGGCATATCACCTGATGGCTCCGGTAATGATACTTACCTATGGATAAGAGAAAAGTTTTATATGTACACAGGTACCTATCCTGCAAGAATCATTTTTGGCCATACTCCGATAGGCAGTTTAAATGAAGATGAGAAGTCATTTTTAAATGTTTGTGAACCGGAAAACATTATTTTAAAAGAAGACCGTATAGGCTTAGACAGTGGAAACTATCAAAGGCACCCCTTGAATGTTTTGCGAATTAAAGACAGGATATACGAACTCATCAAGATTGATACACATGGCGTCATCGCATCCGCAATGCCCTTAAACTTATGAGAAAGGTCATCCTCTCTCATAGATAATGGGTTTTGGAGCAGCACTGACACTACCGTTATATGCTCGCATACCATTCACATATACATCCACAGCCGATGAACTCACTATCACTGTTGCAAGCCCACTACTGTTCGTTTTAACCTCCGGACCGCCATAAGCTTTTACTCTTTGTCCTGAAAGACCTTTTCCTGTTCTTCGGTCAACAACCATTACCTGTACTGCATATGCCATTTTTGCTCCTTTTTAATATCATAGTCGGCTTTTCAAGCACCTCTGTTTTTCCGTATATGTAATTTATTGCAATTTTTTTAGATAAAATAGACAAGTGCCTCAATTGACAAAATAGTTAATGATCAGCCCAAGAGTCACCATACCATACACCCATACCGCAATAACAAACTGCTGACGGTATGCCCTCTGTTCAAACAAAAGCCTATAGACCACCAGCATACTTCCTATAAACGGGAACCAGACTGCCCACATCTCTTGCATGTCAAACAGCAGCAGTATCGGCCATAACAGTCCGTCTACTGTACCAATGAAGAGCCCTTTGAACACTTGCCAGATAAAACTGAAAAACCCTCTGCTTTGCATAAGGGTGTCGATGAGCATCATTGCAAATGTCATAATGGCGGTTCCACCGTAAACAAGCCATGCAGAAAAGAACCATGGTCGTTCACGCATCGTCTCCAGCAGTGTGCCCAAAGCCACCTCTTCTTCAGACTCCTTTTGGGTAAAAGGATGCGATGACCTGCTACTGTACCCTGCTCTCATATACGGAGGGGTAGGATCTATATCTTTGAGTCCCATCTTCTATCCTTCTTTAAAGAAGAGTTCCCACACTTTTGCTCTATCCCCAAGTGCGACCCGATCCTGACAATCAATACAGGAACTGTTTGGTTTTTGATGCTCCCATGCAATCTTTTGCCCTTGATTTTCCAGAGTCATGCAGTTAATATAGGTATTTTCCAGCATTTTGTCTTTATATCCCCAAAATAGATTCATAAATTCCAGGCTCAATGTACTGACCGAAAGCATATTAAGCGGATAAACTGACGGGGACTTGACAGATATATCCTCCACCTGAATATATTTTCGTCTCTGAGCCTCTTTCTTCATGCTTTCGGATACAAAATCATAGGCGAACTCTGTCTTTTTGAAATAGACCTCTTCACAATTGAAACAGTGTGTCGCTGCCGGAACAACCACAACATTGCGCGCAGACAGCTCTTTGATGTTTCCCTGCTCTACAACAATACCGCTTGAACAGTCCAGGTACGGAATAAGATATGCCAGTGCCATTCTGTTAAGAAGATAGCGTGCTTTATTGCTGTCTACAGCACCTATGACCACATCACTGTCCTTAATGTAGTCTATCACCTCTTCATTAAAGAGGGTAGACTCAAATGTCTTGATTTTTAGATCAAAAGCTATCGGATAGAGTAGATCTTTTAAAATGTTGACCTTATATCTGCCAACATGACAAATCTTTCCTCCCTGCCATCTGTTCAAGTTAGTATCTTCCAGCTTGTCATCATCAATGATCACAAGGTTTTTTACACCAAGTCTCACCAGTGTTTCAGCCAAAATGGAACCGGTACCTCCCGCTCCCACCAGTGTCACCTTCAACCGAGAAAGCTCTTTTTGCCCTGCTTCTCCAAAACCAAGGATCTGTCTGTTATACATCTTCATATCAACAGTATGATCTTCATGGCTCTTATTTACAGGGGTTATATACTTCATAGGATACCCTACTACCACTATCTGATCAACAGAAGTAAACACTTTTGTTTCTTTCACATACCCTCTTGCCGCGATCGTTTTCTGCCCAAAGACCATGGTAAGCATTTGTGCATCTGGTTTATGTTTGGTAATCTCCGTATAGAAATACTCGAACAGTTTCTGGTCATTGGCATCATCAATACCCGAAAACCAGACATTCCCTTCTTCAAACGGATGGGAATGACAGCTTATGAGTGCCTGATGTTTTCCGTTGACAAACTGCTGAAAAAGTCCATTCACCAGATCATTTTCTATCTCTACGTGTACGGCGGAGACAGAGATCTCTTTTTCATCAAAGATGACTATCTTGTCTACCAAAAATACCGTATTACATGTATGGTGGCTGCTCTGTGCCAGGTTGCACAGCAAAAAAGCGTGCTTTTCATTTCTGTCTGCAAGAAGGAGGCTTTTAAGCTCATCAAAGGTCTCCTTCGTAAACTTCACAATCGTTCTGTTCATTGCGAAACTCCTTCTACTCCCAGGAGTTTATAGTAAATGTAGTAACAGTAGTATGCAAGAGTATCACCCTCTTTGATGTTGTTTCTGTTAAAGTTCCAGCTGTTGTCATTGTAGTGAAAACATATCCAATGCCAGTTATTTTTGAGGCTTGACTCTACATGGTCACTCTCAAGAATGGCATGGTCATAAAGATGTGTACCGAATATCTTTTCCATTGCACCAATATTTTGAGAACCTTTAGGTATATGAAACCCAATTGGAGGGCTGTCCGGATAGTTGTTTAGAATAAAGAGAAACGACTCTTTGTCATACGGAAAACGGTAGGTGCTTCCATCTTCAAGTGTTGTTTTTTCAGGAAGCGGAAAATCCATCTTCACCCAGTGCTCTCCCGGGGTCTCAAAGTCATACGTGATCATCGGCTGATCGATGCCAAGCTCTCTAAAGAACTGAAGCAGATAGGGAAACTCCTTGTGCAGATAATACTCGGCAATATCATCTGCACCGTCAATAATGTTCCCCTGAAACGGTTTTGGTGTAACCGTACCGATGTTCTCCGGTGCCATTCTCTCCAGGTTTTCCCGGGTCATCACCTCGACCTTTCCTTTTTGTTTATCCTCTACGATGAACTCCTTTACACCGGACTCATACCCGGGTACTACTTCTGCCAGATTGACTGTTTTTGCCATGCTGTACTCCTTGTGCCATACTGCAAATAGTATCTGTCCGAACTTTCCCGGACACCTCTCGTCTTTCACATTAAGAGTATGTCTGAAAATTTTTGGATATTTTGGAAATATGCTTCTTGTCTTCCAAAATCTCTCTTAACTCATCTTCACACCTGCCAACATTCTGTTGGCTGACAATATTACTGTGCGATGATTATTTTTAAAATTTTGGAGGGAGTATAATTATTTTGAAAACAGAGGTAAAAAAGTAAACTCAGCCACTAAAGAGTGACGTTCGGATAAGAGTCTGTGGTTGTGATATCATTCATTCATCTACCGGAGGGTAATAAAGTTCTGAACGGTCGCCCAAAAACTGCTACTCACCCTCACTATTTGTCCCTATAGCTTCCTGACACTCTTTCATATAATCAAGAAATTCTTTGGCACTATTATCACCTGTAAAATGTATATACAACTCTAACTGCCTGATGGTCGTTCCCATATCGAACTTTTTCAATGACTTCTCATTCCAGTCCAGATAATCATTGAGTTTTCCTATGGCATCATGCATTTTATCCATAAGTACCAAAAACTCTATTTCTGTTGCGACTTCCCACCAGTCATCTTCATTTGTCTTCCAACCGGACTTATGCACCTCTTCATAGAGTGCTTTGATCTCTGATCTGGTATCGGTCTGTTCACTGTCGGTTTCCAAAGCATTGATAATTCCGATCAAGTAAGCAATATTGATCGCATCATAGTATCTTTCTTCTTTTTTGAGCCCATATGACTCTCTGTATGAAGCCTGTGCCTTCCCTAAAAGATCCATATCTATATATCGTACATCAGGTGGGTTCAGCGTTCCCTTTTCACTATACAATGCTTTACGTTTATAGTTTGAGGCGATCAATGTAAGTACTTCCGGCTCCTCCATGTGATATCCGGCAGAAAAATAAAGTATATTCAAGATATCCAATGCACCGTCCCAGTCTCGCACCCTCTCACTTGAAAGTAAAACTGCTTTGAGATGCTGAATAAGGTTGTAATGTTTGGCTTTATAGAGTGTATTGGAAGCAAGTAGCACATCTGTTATCCGTAGTGCATCTTCGATTTGGTTATTATCTTTAAGTAAACGTATCAGGGCCATCATAAAGTCAGGAGAATACCCTTCTATATTACCGGGGAGACTAACAGGGTCCTGTGTATCAAGTATTTTTATCTGCTCTTCTTCAGCCGGTGACATTTTAATAATATCATCAAAGAAAACCTTTTCTTTCTCTTCCCATACAGGAGTGTCCTGATCAAGAAGATAGGTATCAAGATGCTTCATAAACTCCTGTTCGGTATAGTAGTGTTCGGTCCAGACATCATACCTTAGACCAAATCCTTCACAGATTTTCGTTCTGTTCTTTGTCTGCAGCTTATTCCCCGCACCATTTTCCCAATTGTTCACCGCTGCCCTGGATGCTCCTATCTTTTCTGCAAATATCTCATAATGCTCATATTTGTCCCTGTATTTGCTTACCATACATTGAAACTTTTGTATATCTGTCATTTCTACTCTTCCTTCGCTTCTCTCTCACATTCTACGATAAAAAAGCTTTTATCTTTTTGTTCTGTATATACAACAATATCTCCTGTACCGCCAGTACCACCACTCGGTTTGCCATCCCACAAAAAGAGCATCATATTGCTTCTGTCTACGATCTCTTCCCCTGTTTTCAAATATTGTTTATCTCTATACTCTCCATACTTTGAGATATTTTCCTCGGTACACCCCTCACATAACGGTATGACCGTTGGTTTATCCATAGCAGTCATTGTCAGTGCTTTATACTCTTGCAGTGATTCCAATGAAAAATCTTTTTCATACAAATATGACGGCATGGGAAGCAGCACTTCATACCGAAGCTCAAGCTCTTTTGCGGCATACACGGCCAGCCTGTCTGCACCATCTGCCAAAGGCGAGACAACAATCACTTCTCTGTCAGGATTTTCCCTAATCAACTTCATCAATATTGATTTTACTTCCTCTTTATAGTCATCCATTTTTGACTTCTTCAAATCTCTATGTCCGGAGACACCTACATACAGTTTCTCTTTTAGATAATATGGTTTCATTTAGATTCCTTTTGTAATTCCGACATTTTCCAATACTGTTTTTGGATATTTTAGACAAGACAGCAAAATCTATGCTGCTTTGACACCTCTATACTCCATCACCCCATACAGCCTTAGGCTGCCCTGTTCGTACAAACCTCTTTCAGGATCTCCTCATAGTTTTTTGTCTGAGACTGCGAAAAAACCGTTTTTCTCTCTTCTGACATCCGCTCCTGCCGTATCTGCTCAAGTACTTTTTTTGCCTCTTCAAGTTCCATTTTTTTCTTCTCCACTGCTATAAGCTCATCGATCTCATCCCTGCTCAAACCGTCATTTTCCAAAATGCGCTGCGTTGCTCTTTTCGTCTGCATCTGTAGTGCAGCTGCATAGACTGTCGGTGGTCCGAATATCATTTTTGCAAGGATTGGTGCGATCTCCAAAAAGATCAGTATACCTTTGACCACCCATGAGAAGTACCCTACCTCTTTCCCTGTCTTTGGATCCTGTTTCATCTCATCCATAGCGATCAGACGGCTCATGGGACCATCTCTGAACGGAATGAACTCCGGAGAGTGTATGATCTCTTTGTAATGTGCTTCAATGTACTGCTGCTTATTTTTGGCAATATCTTCCAGTCTCTTCTGCA
Coding sequences within it:
- a CDS encoding metallophosphoesterase, giving the protein MYYIIGDVHGEYNTLMRLVEKLPSDAKLIFVGDLIDRGSRSAEVVKFVREGGHGCVMGNHEEMMTGYGSSFALFIEQNEPIKTYNSWYSNGGIATLKSYGLITLQEGKPVVALDAKERLEIFKEDICWMRSLPLYIQLDIDHSSGKPVVVSHAPIATVWGMRYSDAMYKTFAEMALWNRREPDENAPIFNIFGHTVTPYGADVQPHYVNIDTGCYMSEHGYGMLSAYCVETGEVVSEKRVEKRR
- a CDS encoding heme-binding domain-containing protein; amino-acid sequence: MKTNKKTVFLLLAFSPAIVFGHGDETHEEKVKTTKSVVQKSVNTTQSALYEEINKSYLKNIKPIFEKKCFDCHADPENTPWYYTLPGIKQMMNYDMREAKEHMDMRKDFPFISHESPLNDLKSIQKIGMEGGMPPLRYILGHWDSRLTDAEKKEIISWSTRSIKLLKSEKKHK
- a CDS encoding DNA translocase FtsK yields the protein MSQSGTIVLDKLYEQAKQIVLTDRKSTIVHLQRKLHIGYERAGIILQQLEATGVVTAPESFGKRRVMDDFQYENMEKGT
- a CDS encoding metallophosphoesterase, which produces MKADYLIIPDIHGQVKQFDAVVQLIKESIQKDRNIHILFLGDYIDRGEGGNFKHYSKRFKKEVEIYYEDIGSRLVIERLFDLKDYFDEHNITHTFLRGNHEQEFIRNIQIAESGNNLIAILESKMNDLNRKTYQEMIYTLKGFTQEFDLMKKTKTFFESMPLYMYDRENELFFVHAGVEPGISPDGSGNDTYLWIREKFYMYTGTYPARIIFGHTPIGSLNEDEKSFLNVCEPENIILKEDRIGLDSGNYQRHPLNVLRIKDRIYELIKIDTHGVIASAMPLNL
- a CDS encoding HesA/MoeB/ThiF family protein, encoding MNRTIVKFTKETFDELKSLLLADRNEKHAFLLCNLAQSSHHTCNTVFLVDKIVIFDEKEISVSAVHVEIENDLVNGLFQQFVNGKHQALISCHSHPFEEGNVWFSGIDDANDQKLFEYFYTEITKHKPDAQMLTMVFGQKTIAARGYVKETKVFTSVDQIVVVGYPMKYITPVNKSHEDHTVDMKMYNRQILGFGEAGQKELSRLKVTLVGAGGTGSILAETLVRLGVKNLVIIDDDKLEDTNLNRWQGGKICHVGRYKVNILKDLLYPIAFDLKIKTFESTLFNEEVIDYIKDSDVVIGAVDSNKARYLLNRMALAYLIPYLDCSSGIVVEQGNIKELSARNVVVVPAATHCFNCEEVYFKKTEFAYDFVSESMKKEAQRRKYIQVEDISVKSPSVYPLNMLSVSTLSLEFMNLFWGYKDKMLENTYINCMTLENQGQKIAWEHQKPNSSCIDCQDRVALGDRAKVWELFFKEG
- a CDS encoding TRAFs-binding domain-containing protein — encoded protein: MTDIQKFQCMVSKYRDKYEHYEIFAEKIGASRAAVNNWENGAGNKLQTKNRTKICEGFGLRYDVWTEHYYTEQEFMKHLDTYLLDQDTPVWEEKEKVFFDDIIKMSPAEEEQIKILDTQDPVSLPGNIEGYSPDFMMALIRLLKDNNQIEDALRITDVLLASNTLYKAKHYNLIQHLKAVLLSSERVRDWDGALDILNILYFSAGYHMEEPEVLTLIASNYKRKALYSEKGTLNPPDVRYIDMDLLGKAQASYRESYGLKKEERYYDAINIAYLIGIINALETDSEQTDTRSEIKALYEEVHKSGWKTNEDDWWEVATEIEFLVLMDKMHDAIGKLNDYLDWNEKSLKKFDMGTTIRQLELYIHFTGDNSAKEFLDYMKECQEAIGTNSEGE